In a genomic window of Zingiber officinale cultivar Zhangliang chromosome 9B, Zo_v1.1, whole genome shotgun sequence:
- the LOC122022974 gene encoding uncharacterized protein K02A2.6-like, whose amino-acid sequence MVDSTAGCERICMLDAYQGYHQVPLAVEDQEKVSFITVDGTFCYTVMPFGLRNAGAMYQRMMDKIFREKIGCNVEVYVDDILIKSPLVVNLIKDVEETCQTLWQYGLKLNPLKCLFGAKGGKFLGYLVTERGIEANPEKVRALRDMQVPQNLKETEATIDWQTPMISYVRQGTLSADPEESWLVRKQAHAYVMIGDQLYKRSFSRPLLKCLGMEEADQALREIQLGCCGNHVGGRALSRKVLLAGYFWPTLQRDAHKLVNTCLSFQKYQNLTHRPTALLRTSIVSCPFGQWSMDIVGQFPMAPGQKRFLLVAVDYFSKWVEAEALARITEDAVIQFLWKNILCRFDIPHKLVSDNGRQFQGQKIQAWCKGFGITQAFTLVASPQSNGQTEVVIEK is encoded by the exons atggtggactcaactgcCGGTTGCGAAAGGATCTGCATGCTGGATGCCTACCAAGGGTATCATCAGGTTCCTTTAGCGGTggaggaccaagaaaaggttagctttattaCGGTTGATGGTAccttctgttatactgtcatgcccttcGGTCTCAGGAACGCAGGAGCCAtgtaccaaaggatgatggacaagatcttccgGGAGAAGATCGGGTGCAAcgtggaggtttatgtggatgatatactcattaagtCTCCTTTAGTCGTGAATCTGATCAAGGATGTAGAGGAAACTTGCCAGACTCTCTGGCAATATGGGCTGAAGCTGAACCCATTGAAATGCTTGTTTGGGGCTAAAGGAGGAAAGTTCTTGGGCTACCTAGTGACCGAGCGTGGAATAGAAGCTAATCCAGAAAAAGTTCGGGCACTACGTGATATGCAAGTTCCCCAGAATTTGAAGGAAAC ggaagcaactattgattggcAGACACCCATGATCAGCTATGTTAGGCAGGGTACCTTATCGGCTGACCCAGAGGAATCATGGCTGGTCAGGAAGCAAGCTcatgcttatgtcatgatcgGGGATCAGCTATACAAAAGGTCCTTCTCTAGACCCTTACTCAAATGCCTGGGTATGGAGGAGGCGGACCAAGCCTTACGAGAAATACAGCTGGGATGCTGTGGCAATCATGTAGGCGGTCGGGCATTATCTCGCAAGGTACTCCTGgctgggtatttctggcctactttacagaggGATGCTCATAAGCTGGTAAATACATGCCTGTCCttccaaaaatatcaaaatttaacacATCGACCGACGGCTCTGCTAAGAAcatctatagtctcgtgtccttTTGGTCAATGgagcatggatattgtgggacaaTTTCCAATGGCCCCGGGTCAGAAACGCttcttattggtagcagtggattatttctctaagtgggtggaagcagaGGCCCTGGCCAGGATCACAGAAGATGCGGTCATCCAGTTTCTATGGAAGAATATTCTTTGCAGGTTCGACATTCCGCACAAATTGGTGTCAGACAATGGGaggcaatttcaagggcaaaAAATCCAGGCCTGGTGCAAGGGATTTGGCATAACGCAAGCCTTCACTTTAGTGGCATCCCCGCAAAGCAACGGCCAGACCGAAGTGGTGATCGAGAAATAG